In Yarrowia lipolytica chromosome 1F, complete sequence, a genomic segment contains:
- a CDS encoding acetate--CoA ligase (Compare to YALI0F05962g, similar to Saccharomyces cerevisiae ACS1 (YAL054C); ancestral locus Anc_7.15, similar to uniprot|P52910 Saccharomyces cerevisiae YLR153c ACS2 acetyl-coenzyme A synthetase), with amino-acid sequence MSEDHPAIHPPSEFKDNHPHFGGPHLDCLQDYHQLHKESIEDPKAFWKKMANELISWSTPFETVRSGGFEHGDVAWFPEGQLNASYNCVDRHAFANPDKPAIIFEADEPGQGRIVTYGELLRQVSQVAATLRSFGVQKGDTVAVYLPMIPEAIVTLLAITRIGAVHSVIFAGFSSGSLRDRINDAKSKVVVTTDASMRGGKTIDTKKIVDEALRDCPSVTHTLVFRRAGVENLAWTEGRDFWWHEEVVKHRPYLAPVPVASEDPIFLLYTSGSTGTPKGLAHATGGYLLGAALTAKYVFDIHGDDKLFTAGDVGWITGHTYVLYGPLMLGATTVVFEGTPAYPSFSRYWDIVDDHKITHFYVAPTALRLLKRAGTHHIKHDLSSLRTLGSVGEPIAPDVWQWYNDNIGRGKAHICDTYWQTETGSHIIAPMAGVTPTKPGSASLPVFGIDPVIIDPVSGEELKGNNVEGVLALRSPWPSMARTVWNTHERYMETYLRPYPGYYFTGDGAARDNDGFYWIRGRVDDVVNVSGHRLSTAEIEAALIEHAQVSESAVVGVHDDLTGQAVNAFVALKNPVEDVDALRKELVVQVRKTIGPFAAPKNVIIVDDLPKTRSGKIMRRILRKVLAGEEDQLGDISTLANPDVVQTIIEVVHSLKK; translated from the coding sequence ATGTCTGAAGACCACCCAGCCATCCACCCACCCTccgagttcaaggacaACCACCCCCACTTCGGAGGCCCCCACCTCGACTGTCTGCAGGACTACCACCAGCTGCACAAGGAGTCCATTGAGGACCCCAAGGCCTtctggaagaagatggcCAACGAGCTCATCTCCTGGTCAACCCCCTTTGAAACTGTGCGATCTGGCGGCTTCGAGCACGGCGACGTGGCCTGGTTCCCCGAGGGCCAGCTCAACGCCTCCTACAACTGTGTGGATCGACACGCCTTTGCCAACCCCGACAAGCCCGCCATCATTTTTGAGGCCGATGAGCCGGGCCAGGGCCGAATCGTCACCTACGGCGAACTGCTGCGACAGGTGTCTCAGGTCGCAGCCACCCTGCGATCCTTCGGCGTCCAGAAGGGCGATACTGTGGCCGTCTACCTGCCCATGATCCCCGAGGCCATTGTCACTCTGCTGGCCATCACCCGAATTGGCGCTGTCCACTCGGTCATCTTCGCCGGCTTCTCCTCCGGTTCTCTGCGAGACCGAATCAACGACGCCAAGTCCAAGGTTGTCGTCACCACCGACGCCTCCATGCGAGGAGGCAAGACCATCGacaccaagaagattgtcgaTGAAGCCTTGCGAGACTGCCCCTCTGTTACCCACACCCTGGTCTTCCGACGAGCAGGTGTCGAGAACCTGGCCTGGACTGAGGGCCGGGACTTCTGGTGGCACGAGGAGGTCGTCAAGCACCGACCCTACCTTGCCCCCGTCCCCGTTGCCTCCGAGGACCCCATCTTCCTGCTTTACACCTCTGGATCCACCGGCACCCCCAAGGGTCTGGCCCACGCTACCGGTGGCTACCTGCTTGGTGCTGCCCTGACCGCCAAGTACGTGTTTGACATCCACGGAGACGACAAGCTGTTCACCGCTGGAGACGTTGGCTGGATCACCGGCCACACCTACGTGCTCTACGGTCCTCTGATGCTCGGAGCCACCACTGTTGTGTTCGAGGGAACCCCTGCCTACCCCTCCTTCTCGCGATACTGGGACATTGTCGACGACCACAAGATCACCCACTTCTACGTGGCTCCCACCGCCCTGCGTCTCCTGAAGCGGGCCGGCACCCATCACATTAAGCACGACCTGTCGTCTCTGCGAACCCTCGGCTCTGTGGGTGAGCCCATTGCCCCCGACGTGTGGCAGTGGTACAACGACAACATTGGCCGAGGCAAGGCCCACATCTGTGACACCTACTGGCAGACCGAGACTGGCTCGCATATCATTGCCCCCATGGCCGGCGTGACCCCCACCAAGCCCGGTTCTGCTTCCCTGCCTGTCTTTGGAATTGATCCCGTTATCATTGATCCCGTGTCTGgcgaggagctcaagggtAACAACGTTGAGGGTGTTCTTGCCCTGCGATCTCCCTGGCCCTCCATGGCCCGAACCGTGTGGAACACCCACGAGCGATACATGGAGACCTACCTGCGGCCCTACCCCGGCTACTACTTCACCGGTGATGGTGCTGCCCGAGACAATGACGGCTTTTACTGGATCCGAGGCCGAGTCGACGACGTTGTCAACGTTTCTGGCCACCGTCTTTCCACCGCCGAGATTGAGGCTGCTCTCATTGAGCACGCTCAGGTGTCTGAGTCtgccgttgttggtgtccATGACGATCTGACTGGCCAGGCCGTCAACGCCTTtgtggctctcaagaacccCGTCGAGGATGTGGACGCTCTGCGAAAGGAGCTTGTTGTGCAGGTGCGAAAGACCATTGGACCCTTTGCTGCTCCCAAGAATGTCATCATCGTGGACGATCTGCCCAAGACTCGGTCTGGCAAGATCATGCGACGAATTCTGCGAAAGGTGCTTGCTGGCGAGGAGGACCAGCTCGGAGACATTTCCACTCTTGCTAACCCCGACGTTGTCCAGACCATCATTGAGGTTGTTCACTCGTTGAAAAAGtaa
- a CDS encoding uncharacterized protein (Compare to YALI0F05984g, similar to DEHA0E10494g Debaryomyces hansenii), producing MSKESFHEESFSENGTESLENQPLYPAPMSDAEIQSQINGLAEKYGVNQRRLMMKVDLCVIPTICLLYILAFLDRVNISNANVYGMSADLGLKGNHFNVALAIFFVPYVVAEIPSNWLMKKTSPHVWLPGCMVLFGCTLLGQGFVKNYGQILATRFLLGLFEAGMFPGCFYLISMWYRREESQKRYSFFFSSTCLAGAFGGLIAAGIHNLDGHRGIEAWRWIFIIEGACTAFIAMLMYFVISDFPEDAKFLSENERQFMKEKLAVGTVGGSEYDRGMSLKDLKFVFTDWKIWMSGMMYFGLVVPAYGYAYFGTAIVKTLGYSEIKTQFYSVPPWVAAFGLSMGAAIFSDRFRHRFWFVIGSCIVCVAGFGLIMGEHHKIGTRYGALFMICAGAYTCMPMLVCWTQMNFSGHHRRAIASGWQIGFGNIAGFISTFVFKTEDAPFYMTGLGCCIAFTALSGILSVVYYFGLRAANKKKQSPDYAVEFSQWPEDKQRMAGELHPSIFYTY from the coding sequence ATGTCCAAAGAATCTTTCCATGAGGAGAGTTTCTCCGAGAACGGGACCGAGAGTCTCGAAAACCAGCCTCTCTACCCTGCTCCTATGAGCGATGccgagatccagagccagatcAACGGGCTCGCGGAAAAGTACGGCGTCAACCAACGCCGGCTCATGATGAAGGTCGATCTGTGTGTGATTCCTACCATCTGTCTGCTCTACATCCTGGCCTTCCTCGACCGAgtcaacatctccaacgcCAACGTCTACGGCATGAGTGCAGATTTGGGTCTTAAGGGCAACCACTTCAATGTCGCTCTTGCTATTTTCTTTGTTCCCTACGTGGTTGCCGAAATACCCAGTAACTGGCTCATGAAGAAAACCAGCCCTCACGTGTGGCTGCCAGGATGCATGGTGCTGTTTGGTTGCACTCTTCTAGGCCAAGGATTTGTCAAAAACTACGGCCAGATTCTCGCCACCCGTTTTCTGCTCGGTCTCTTCGAGGCAGGAATGTTCCCCGGATGCTTCTATCTCATTTCCATGTGGTACCGCCGAGAAGAATCGCAGAAACGAtactccttctttttctcctccacctgtCTGGCCGGAGCGTTTGGAGGTCTTATTGCAGCCGGTATTCACAACCTTGATGGCCATCGAGGCATCGAagcttggagatggatcTTCATCATTGAGGGAGCCTGCACCGCCTTCATCGCCATGCTCATGTACTTCGTCATTTCCGACTTCCCGGAGGACGCCAAGTTTTTGTCTGAGAACGAGCGACAGTTCATGAAGGAAAAGCTGGCTGTTGGCACCGTGGGAGGCTCCGAATACGACCGAGGTATGTCCCTCAAGGACCTCAAGTTTGTCTTCACCGACTGGAAGATCTGGATGTCGGGAATGATGTACTTTGGTCTGGTGGTGCCCGCCTACGGATACGCCTACTTTGGAACCGCCATCGTCAAGACTCTAGGCTACTCGGAGATCAAGACACAGTTCTACTCTGTGCCCCCCTGGGTCGCGGCATTTGGACTGTCCATGGGAGCCGCCATTTTCTCTGATCGGTTCAGACACAGATTCTGGTTTGTCATTGGATCTTGTATCGTCTGTGTGGCCGGCTTTGGTCTCATTATGGGAGAACACCACAAGATTGGAACCCGATACGGAGCCCTGTTCATGATCTGCGCAGGAGCATACACTTGCATGCCCATGCTTGTGTGCTGGACCCAAATGAACTTTTCAGGACATCACCGACGAGCCATTGCTTCGGGATGGCAGATTGGATTCGGAAACATTGCTGgtttcatctccacctttgTCTTCAAGACTGAAGACGCTCCTTTCTACATGACCGGTCTCGGGTGCTGTATTGCCTTTACTGCTCTGTCCGGAATCCTCTCTGTTGTCTACTACTTTGGTCTGAGAGctgccaacaagaagaagcagagcCCCGACTACGCTGTGGAATTCTCACAGTGGCCTGAGGATAAACAGAGAATGGCCGGAGAGCTTCATCCAAGCATTTTCTACACTTACTAA
- a CDS encoding uncharacterized protein (Compare to YALI0F06006g, no similarity), translating into MTDSEVWPFSLSTDPSPRLDDVRLMSPSPLCQPSPGHNNTNPGANTNNMQFDTADFLEMDMFEDTHGAPSDGSTTSGTSTHAHASNKAWDAFGVSTPYVSYVPYKKRSDNDLLDFDFIDSSHDLMGVTNMMGQQLSQPQLQQQHRLGQRQLDQQLQRQQQQQRQLQQQQQHQRQMELQQRQLEQLQQQHQQQAQLQMNFSSSSQHTPTRHPGSSHPGYSSSPTRRMQKTKSMPNLKHKTSSRRLTQQPPLPLDLIQPVIPPTEGQSGSAGGSSSTAHSPNKGLTFVTHEFEHYEPPKASSKSPTKVTKARLNTKKSVNNLKKRESQEVLSTLMSRQLSGSNSSAVSSTNNDVDVTVMSVDSPSAFKSAMKQVQSSSPRRKKSSPELRQQSQMYKSPPPVPQLSQLPMPQMAPLTSPVMLKQQQQHQQQQQQQQQQQQQQQQHIIHTPDQSPRRGLRHAKSVASFQPTASMPGFNLDSLVSESMPSKPSHKNDKEASFSSFQVMLSRVDNKNVLMNAPPQTPAPVGGEMGTIDLSSSRRSSFTGHGGSHSQDNQLSPQWKSLGIPESFKTPVRAATRRKSKASASKETPVQSAHKILQEIPTIPQYVEPATQLGKLNLHDSSLDFEFFDAVQGTEPSNSLFDYEAIVKDEGGASTEVGDYIKWDDEEYL; encoded by the coding sequence ATGACCGACTCGGAAGTGTGGCCCTTTTCGCTCTCAACAGACCCGTCTCCTCGCCTCGACGACGTGCGCCTCATGTCGCCCTCGCCATTATGCCAGCCGTCGCCAGGtcacaacaacaccaacccGGGGgccaacacaaacaacatgCAGTTCGACACGGCCGACTTTCTCGAAATGGACATGTTCGAAGACACGCACGGAGCCCCGAGCGATGGCTCAACCACCAGCGGCACTAGCACCCATGCCCACGCCTCCAACAAGGCCTGGGATGCCTTTGGGGTCTCCACCCCGTACGTATCCTACGTGCCATATAAAAAGCGCAGTGACAATGACCTGCTGGACTTTGACTTCATCGACTCGTCCCATGACCTGATGGGTGTGACCAATATGATGGGTCAGCAGCTGTCACAGCCGCAGCTGCAGCAACAACACCGTTTGGGCCAACGTCAACTGGACCAACAGTTgcaacgacaacaacaacagcaacgacagcttcaacaacagcagcaacatcaaCGGCAGATGGAGCTCCAACAGCGTCAACTGGAACAGcttcaacagcagcaccaaCAACAGGCCCAGCTGCAAATgaacttctcctcgtcctctcAGCACACTCCCACCCGTCATCCCGGATCATCCCACCCAGGCTACTCGTCCAGCCCTACCCGGCGCATGCAAAAGACAAAGTCCATGCCCAACCTCAAGCACAAAACATCCAGCCGCAGACTCactcagcagcctcctctgCCCCTGGATCTTATCCAGCCTGTCATCCCTCCGACTGAGGGCCAGTCTGGATCTGCAGGAGGCTCTTCCAGCACTGCTCACTCGCCCAACAAGGGTCTGACGTTTGTCACTCACGAGTTTGAGCACTATGAGCCTCCAAAGGCGTCCTCCAAGAGTCCCACCAAGGTGACAAAGGCCAGACTCAACACGAAAAAGAGTGTCAATAACCTCAAAAAGCGAGAGTCCCAAGAGGTGCTCTCGACCCTCATGTCACGCCAGCTTTCGGGCTCCAATTCGTCGGCCGTCTCCTCTACCAACAACGATGTCGATGTGACCGTGATGAGCGTGGACTCTCCTTCTGCATTTAAGTCCGCCATGAAACAGGTCCAGTCGTCTTCTCCGCGCCGCAAAAAATCCTCTCCAGAACTCAGGCAGCAGTCCCAGATGTACAAGTCGCCGCCTCCAGTCCCCCAGCTGTCTCAGCTTCCCATGCCTCAAATGGCACCCCTAACTTCTCCAGTCATGTtgaagcagcagcaacaacaccaacaacaacaacaacaacaacaacagcagcagcagcagcagcaacaacacaTTATTCATACCCCGGACCAGTCTCCTAGACGTGGTTTGAGACACGCTAAATCCGTGGCGTCGTTTCAGCCCACAGCCTCCATGCCCGGTTTCAATCTCGACAGCCTAGTGAGCGAAAGCATGCCATCCAAGCCGTCCcacaagaacgacaaggaggcATCGTTCTCGTCATTCCAGGTCATGCTGTCGCGTGTGGACAACAAGAATGTGCTGATGAatgctcctccacagactcCGGCTCCAGTGGGTGGAGAAATGGGCACCATCGACCTGTCGTCTTCGAGGCGATCGTCATTCACCGGTCATGGAGGCTCCCACAGCCAGGACAACCAGCTGTCGCCGCAGTGGAAGTCTCTGGGCATTCCTGAGTCGTTCAAGACTCCGGTGCGAGCAGCAACCCGACGCAAGTCCAAGGCGTCTGCTTCCAAAGAGACACCGGTGCAGTCTGCCCACAAGATTCTGCAGGAGATTCCAACCATCCCACAGTACGTGGAACCCGCGACCCAACTGGGAAAGTTGAATTTGCATGACTCGTCACTGGACTTTGAGTTCTTTGACGCGGTCCAGGGCACAGAGCCGTCCAACAGCCTGTTTGATTATGAGGCGATAGTCAAAGACGAGGGCGGGGCTAGTACTGAGGTCGGGGATTACATCAAGTGGGATGACGAAGAGTATTTATAA